The following are from one region of the bacterium genome:
- the lpxB gene encoding lipid-A-disaccharide synthase, producing MIVAGETSGDLHGSNLVRNMKKIDPGLKFIGMGGHRMKDAGVENLFNIDDLDIVGVSEVFRGIFKIKKRFNELCKIMDKDSPKLVILIDYPGFNLRLAKQAKKRNIKVAYYISPQMWAWGKGRIKTVKAYVDKMIVILPFEEDFYKGYDVPAEFVGHPLLDIVKTSGTREEILTSLDITGKPVVGLLPGSRKQEIRRILPALVQAAKMIRNSLSDVEFVLLCAENIEENDIERVLHNLNISIKIIKNRTYDGMSCCDLLIGASGTVTLEAALLNVPMIVVYKASPFTSFLFKTFLRVPHIGLVNIMAGERIVPELLQEEANPENISRCTLDILNSNGKMSDIKNRLSGITEQLGSPGASKRAAESIYRMLEG from the coding sequence ATGATTGTTGCAGGTGAGACATCAGGGGACTTGCATGGAAGCAACCTTGTAAGGAATATGAAAAAAATAGATCCAGGACTTAAATTTATTGGTATGGGTGGACATAGAATGAAGGATGCAGGCGTTGAAAATCTGTTTAATATTGATGACCTTGATATAGTTGGTGTAAGTGAGGTATTTAGAGGAATATTTAAAATAAAAAAGCGGTTCAATGAATTATGCAAAATCATGGATAAAGATTCTCCTAAGCTTGTTATTCTTATTGATTATCCGGGTTTTAATTTGAGATTAGCTAAGCAGGCAAAAAAGAGAAATATTAAAGTTGCTTACTATATCAGTCCTCAAATGTGGGCATGGGGGAAAGGACGTATAAAAACAGTAAAAGCATACGTGGATAAAATGATAGTTATTCTCCCTTTTGAGGAAGATTTTTATAAAGGATATGATGTGCCTGCCGAATTTGTTGGGCATCCTTTACTTGACATAGTAAAAACGTCCGGTACAAGGGAAGAAATCTTAACAAGTTTGGATATAACAGGAAAACCTGTTGTTGGTTTATTGCCGGGAAGCAGAAAACAGGAGATAAGGAGAATATTGCCTGCATTAGTTCAAGCTGCAAAAATGATAAGAAATTCTCTCTCTGATGTAGAATTCGTGCTGTTATGCGCGGAAAATATAGAGGAGAATGATATTGAACGAGTTCTTCATAACCTGAACATTAGTATTAAGATTATTAAAAACAGAACATATGATGGAATGAGCTGTTGCGATCTCTTAATCGGGGCATCAGGAACTGTAACACTTGAAGCAGCGCTTCTGAATGTGCCAATGATTGTTGTTTATAAAGCATCTCCTTTTACAAGTTTTTTATTTAAAACTTTTTTGAGGGTTCCTCATATAGGGCTTGTAAATATAATGGCTGGTGAGAGAATAGTTCCTGAGTTATTGCAGGAAGAAGCAAATCCTGAAAATATTAGTAGATGCACTCTTGATATACTGAACAGCAATGGAAAAATGAGTGACATAAAAAACAGGTTATCAGGAATAACAGAACAGTTGGGAAGCCCGGGCGCAAGCAAAAGAGCCGCAGAGAGTATATATCGAATGCTGGAGGGATAG
- the metG gene encoding methionine--tRNA ligase, protein MDKQDKVFYITTPLYYVNSHPHLGHSYSTIVADIINRYKKLFGFKTYFLTGTDEHGQKIVEAANEENKSPKEFADEISNEFKEMWQKLGIEYSQFIRTTADFHKRIVQGILQKVYDNDEIYFAEYEGLYCVGCERFLDEAELVDGDCPAHKTKPTLIKESNYFFKMSKYQRWLIDYINKHNDFIFPEQYRKEVLSFLKDPLKDLCISRPKERLEWGIELPFDKKYVTYVWFDALINYISALGYPDGNLFKKYWKYSHHIIGKDILKTHAVYWPTMLKGIGLEPVRKLVVHGYWNMKNMKMSKSIGNVANPSELADIFSVDGLRFLLMSEMVFGKDADFRLDSFITSYNAHLANNFGNLVSRVINFTIKNFDSKVPECGELTELEHVLQKKVREKVSSIKKALDSFLIHEIAKNFLEISALTNQYFDKTEPWKLAKNDRQKDRLGSILYTCCDIIRIMNILISPVMPNISLKLAKYLGYDSVKTEELDLNLLHPGQLMHKPKSLFPRIQQ, encoded by the coding sequence ATGGATAAACAGGACAAGGTGTTTTACATAACAACGCCTCTTTATTATGTTAACAGCCACCCACATCTTGGACATTCATACAGCACAATAGTTGCTGATATTATCAATAGGTACAAAAAACTATTTGGGTTTAAAACTTATTTCCTTACAGGTACTGATGAACATGGGCAAAAAATAGTTGAAGCAGCTAATGAGGAAAACAAATCACCTAAAGAATTTGCTGATGAAATATCCAATGAATTTAAGGAAATGTGGCAAAAACTGGGTATAGAGTATTCTCAATTCATAAGAACAACAGCTGATTTTCATAAGAGAATTGTTCAGGGTATTCTCCAGAAAGTTTATGATAATGACGAAATATATTTTGCAGAATATGAAGGATTATACTGTGTTGGATGCGAAAGATTTCTAGATGAGGCAGAACTGGTCGACGGTGATTGTCCTGCGCATAAGACAAAACCAACTTTAATTAAGGAAAGTAACTATTTCTTTAAGATGTCTAAGTATCAGCGCTGGCTCATAGATTACATAAATAAGCATAATGACTTTATATTTCCCGAACAGTATAGAAAAGAAGTGTTGTCTTTTTTAAAGGACCCGTTGAAAGACCTGTGTATATCGCGTCCTAAAGAGAGATTAGAATGGGGAATTGAGCTGCCATTTGACAAAAAATATGTAACATATGTCTGGTTTGATGCTTTAATTAACTATATCTCTGCGCTGGGCTATCCCGACGGAAACTTGTTTAAGAAATACTGGAAATACTCACATCATATTATTGGAAAGGATATTTTAAAGACACACGCTGTGTACTGGCCCACAATGCTTAAGGGGATTGGTTTAGAGCCAGTGCGGAAGTTAGTAGTTCACGGATATTGGAACATGAAAAATATGAAAATGAGTAAGTCAATCGGTAATGTAGCAAACCCTTCAGAATTAGCCGATATTTTTAGTGTTGACGGCTTAAGATTTCTACTAATGTCGGAGATGGTTTTTGGCAAGGATGCAGATTTTAGACTTGATTCATTTATAACAAGTTATAATGCGCATTTGGCAAATAATTTTGGCAATTTAGTTAGCAGAGTCATTAATTTCACAATAAAGAATTTTGATAGCAAAGTGCCTGAATGTGGGGAGCTAACAGAGCTTGAACATGTCCTTCAAAAAAAGGTAAGAGAAAAGGTAAGTTCAATAAAAAAGGCTCTGGATAGTTTTTTAATTCATGAAATTGCAAAGAATTTTTTGGAAATTTCAGCTCTTACAAATCAATATTTTGACAAAACTGAGCCATGGAAGCTGGCAAAGAATGATAGACAAAAAGATCGGCTGGGAAGTATCCTGTATACATGCTGTGATATTATCAGGATTATGAATATTCTAATTTCTCCTGTAATGCCCAATATCTCTTTAAAACTTGCCAAATATCTGGGATATGACTCTGTGAAAACTGAGGAACTGGATTTAAATCTATTACATCCAGGACAATTAATGCATAAGCCGAAGTCCTTATTCCCAAGGATACAACAGTGA